The genomic window GCCGCTTCGAGCTTGCGGTCGCGCTCGGCGTGGATCTCGGCCTGCCTGCCGTCGAGCATGTCCTGGGGCGTCACGTAGCCGATGGCGCTGTGGAGCCGCACGGTGTTGTATTCGGTGATGTATTGGCCGACGACGCGCTTTGCGTCTTGGAGGTCCAGCGGGGTCCTGGGTCGGATGCACTCCTGTTTGATGGTCTTGTGGAAGCGTTCGATCTTACCGTTGGACTGGGGGTAGTAGGGGGAGGTCTTCACGTGGGTCATGCCGTTGATGCGGATGAACTCCTTGAAGTCCCTGGCGAGGAACTGGGGGCCGTTGTCGCTGATGATGCGCGGCGTGGCCCCGGGGTGTTTTTCCCGGGCCACCAGCAGGATGAGCTCCACTTCGGCCTCGGTCATGGACCCGCGGATATCCCAGTGCACGACGGCGCGGCTGAAGCCGTCCAGGACACAGCAGAGATAGTAGAAGGTCCCCGAGATATTCAGGTACGACACGTCGATATGCCAATGTTCATGGGGCTTGAGGGGTTGGACAAAGCCCGTTCCTTTCTTGGACGCCTTGCCCTTCCAGGGCCGCAGCAGGTCCTCGGCCCGCAGCACCCGCCACACGCTCGACGGGCTTACGGCCACCACGTCCGCGTCCAGCATCATGAAGGCCAGGCGGCGGCAACCTTCCAGGGGATGCTTGGTGAAATACGCCACGATGGCCTCCTTTTCCCAGGGAAGCAGCCAGTGGTCGCGCGACACCCACGCGTTGTGCTCGTTCACCTTCCCGTAGCGCTTCTTCCAATCGTAAAACTTGCCGGGCGAAAGGCCCAGCCAACGGATGAACCGGGCTGTGGAAATCCCGGTGCGCCCCGTCCAGTAATTGGCGAAGTCGATGACCGCGTCTCGTGTGTCATGGGGAACCCAGCGGTCCTTTAGATTTCCCCAAGTGCTTTTTTTAACTTGACGTGCTCCTCCATCAGCTCCGAAAGCACCTCGTTCTTCGTGGCCAGCTTCGCCTCCAG from Candidatus Hydrogenedentota bacterium includes these protein-coding regions:
- a CDS encoding IS3 family transposase translates to MGLSPGKFYDWKKRYGKVNEHNAWVSRDHWLLPWEKEAIVAYFTKHPLEGCRRLAFMMLDADVVAVSPSSVWRVLRAEDLLRPWKGKASKKGTGFVQPLKPHEHWHIDVSYLNISGTFYYLCCVLDGFSRAVVHWDIRGSMTEAEVELILLVAREKHPGATPRIISDNGPQFLARDFKEFIRINGMTHVKTSPYYPQSNGKIERFHKTIKQECIRPRTPLDLQDAKRVVGQYITEYNTVRLHSAIGYVTPQDMLDGRQAEIHAERDRKLEAAREQRRRMRQLNQQAQVA